GATCCTTGGCGCTCTTGCCCGCAATCGGCGCCCATTCGCCCTCGTCCCACAGCATCACCGTGCCGCCGCCATATTCGCCCTTGGGGATGGTCCCCTCGAAGCTGGCATAGGACATGGGATGATCCTCGGTGCGCACCGCGAGCCGCTTCTCGTCGGGATCGAGGCTCGGCCCGCGCGTCACCGCCCAGCTCTTGAGCACGCCGTCCAGCTCGAGCCGGAAGTCCCAGTGCAGCCGGGTCGCGTCATGCTTCTGGACGATGAACTTGCGGCCCTTGCCGCGATCGAGCTCGCCCTTGGGCTCGGCGGTCTTCGAGAAGTCCCGCTTCGAATTATATTTGGCGAGCGGATCAGCCTTTGCAGCCATCGCCTCACGCCCGCTTGCGCGCGGGCGCCTTCCTGGCGGCCGGCTTCTTCGCGGCGCCCGGCTTCTCCAGGCTCTTCTTGAGCGCCGCCATCAGGTCGACGACGTTCGAGCCGCGCTTGTCGCCGCCTTCGTCCTTGTCCTCGATGATCAGGCGGTTGCTCTTCTGCTTGCGCTTGCGCTCGATCAGCTTCTCCAGCGCCTCGACATAGCGGTTGTGGAACTCCTTCGGATCGAATTTCGCCGCCTTCTTCTCGATCAGCGATTCGGCGAGGCCGAGCAACTCGGCGTCGGGCTCGATATCGGGGATGTCGCGGAAATAGCCCTGCGCCTTGTTGACCTCGTCGGCATAGCGCAGCGTCTCGAGCACCATGCCGCGCCCGCAGGGTTTCAGGCTCACCACATATTCGCGCCCGCGCATCGCGAGCTGCCCCAGCCCCACTTTCCGCGTACGTTTGAGGGCCTCGCGCAGCACCACGAACGCTTCCTCGGCCAGATCGTCGGCGGGCACCACGAAATAGGGCTTCTCGTAATAGAGCACATCGATCTCGTCGGCATCGACGAACTGGGTCAGCTCCAGCGTCTTCTTGGACTCGAGCTTGACCGCCTCGATCTCCTCCTGGTCGAGCAGGACATATTCGCCCTTCTCATACTCGAAGCCCTTCATGATCTCGTCGGTGTCGACCGGGCCGATGCCGGGCACGACCTTCTCGTACTTGATCCGCTTGCCCGAGGGTTCGTGGACTTGGTGGAACGCGATCTGCGCGCCCGACTTGGTCGCCGAATAGATCTCGACCGGGATCGAGACGAGCGCGAGGCGGATCTGCCCCTGCCAATAGGCGCGCGCGGCCATGTGCGTTGCTCCTCGTTGCGTGACCGATTCAAAGCGCGAGCGCGGGAGTCGTTCCGCACTTGGAGGATGACGGCGCGCGCGGCGCTGCTACAAACTCGCGATGACTCCGCAATTCGCTCCGCTCGACTGGCTGGTGGTCGGGCTCTACGTGCTGGTGTTGCTCGCCGGCGGCTGGCTGTTCTCGCGCTTCAAGGCGGATGACGCGCGGGATTACTTCCTGGCGGGCCGGACCGTTCCGGCCTGGCTCGCGGCGGTGTCGGTGCTCTCCGCGACGCAATCGGCGGCGACCTTCCTCGGTGCGCCCGATCAGGGCTATCGTGGCGATTACAGCTATCTCGGCGCCGTGGTCGCGCCGGTGCTGGCAGCATTCTTCGTCGCCTATGTGCTGATCCCGCGCTTCTACGCGATGCGGGCAACCACGGTGTACGAGCTGCTCGAGGCGCGGTTCGACGCGCGCGCCAAGCAATGGGCGGGGGGCATGTTCCTGGTTGGGCGGGTGCTCGCCGGCGGCGCGCGCGTCTATCTCGCCGCGATCGCGATCGCGATGGTCGCGTTCGGCAGCATCGATGCACAGGCGATCATTCTCTCCGCCGCCGCGGTGATGCTGGTGAGCTTCCTCTTCACCTTCCATGGCGGGCTCAAGTCGGTGATCTGGAACGATCTCATCCAGTTCGTCATCTATGCCGGCTCGGCGGTCGCGGTGCTAGTGTTCCTGCGGTTGTCGATCCCGGCGAGCAACGCCGAACTGATCGCGGCGCTGTCGAGCACGCCGGAAGGGGTGAACAAGCTGCGGCTGTTCGACTTCTCCACCGACCTGTCCAAGCCGTTCACGGTGCTGGCGATCTTCACCGGCCTGTTCCTGCTCAACATCGCCAATGCCGGGCTCGACCAGGATACGACGCAGCGGCTGCTCGCCAGCCCCGACGCGAAGACCGGCGCGCGCGGCCTGATCCTCTCGCAGCTCGCCAGCATCCCGCTGATCGCGATGTTCGTGACGATCGGGCTGCTGCTCTATGTCTTCTACAACCGCCCCGACCTGATCGGTGCGCAGAACCAGGCCGCGACCAGCTTCGCGGGCGAGAAGATCACGGTGTTCGTCCACTATATCCTGACCCAGGTGCCGCCAGGTCTGCGCGGGCTCGTCACGATCGGCGTGACGGCGGCGGCGGTCGCCACCACCAACTCGGCGCTCAACGCGATGTCTTCGGTGATGATCAGCGATTTCTACCGGCCGTGGCGCGAGCGGACGGGTGAGGCGAGTGCGAAACATTATGTGCATGCGGGGCGGTGGGGCATGGGGATCGTCGCGGCCGCGATGTTCGGCATGGCGGTGCTGAGCTTCTACTGGCAGCGCCACACCGACATGCCCTTGCTCGAATTCGCGCTGCAGGTGATGGTGTTCGCCTATGCCGGGCTGCTCGGCGTCTATTTCGTCGCGGTGTTCACGACCCGCGGCAGCAGCGCATCGGTGATCGCGGGACTCGCGGCGGGGTTCGTGACCGTGCTGCTGCTCCAGCCCTTCGTCCTCGGCCCCGCGGGCCTCGCCTTCCCCTATCAGCTGTGCATCGGCACCACGGTCGCGGCGTTCATCGCGGCGATCCCGCGCGGAAAGGGCGTGGCGGTCGCCAACGTCATCGCATAGGGTCGCCCCGAATCTGACCCGGAGTTGAGATGCTTACCAAGCTGCTTCGCCACGCCGCGCCGCTCGCCCTCCTGCTCAGCGCGCCAAACGCCTTGGCGCAGGACGCGGCACAAGCACCCGCGGCCAAGGACGCCGACCCGGCGCTGTGGGTGGTCAAGGACAAGGACACGACGATCTATCTGTTCGGCACCGTCCACATCCTGAAGCCGGGCCTGTCCTGGTTCGACGAAGCCGTGAAGAAGGCGTTTGACGCGAGCGGCGAGCTCGTGACCGAGATCGGCGGCACGCCTGATCCGGCCGCCGTTCAGCAAACGATCTTGAAACTGGGCTTCAACCCGACCGGCCCGACGCTCACCGAGCGTCTACCTGAGGAAAAGCGTGCCGAGTTCGTTAAAGCTGTAGCCGATCTCGGCTTGCCGCCAGCCAGCTTCGATCGTGTCGATCCGTGGGTCGCAAGTATTCAAATTATCGGGCTGTCGGCGATCCGGCTGGGCTACAACCCCCAAAGCGGCGTTGAGGCAGCTCTCAACAACGCGGCCAAGGCGGCGAACAAGCCTGTTTCGGGTCTTGAGACAGTGGACGAGCAGTTCGGTTTCTTCGATTCGCTGTCGGATGGCGACCAGATCAAACTGCTGGTTGAGACAATCGACAAGCTAGCCGAGACGGGACCCACGCTCGACGCGATGATCGCCGAATGGGGAGCGGGCGACGCCGAAAGGCTTGCCGCGCGGATGAACGAAGGCTTCAAGGCATCACCCGACCTCGCGAAGAAGCTGCTCGCAGACCGCAATGCCCGGTGGGCGGAATGGATCGACGAACGGCTCGACAAGCCGGGGGTGGTGTTCGTCGCTGTGGGCGCAGGGCATCTCGCGGGTCCCGAAAGCGTCCAAGCCTATCTGAAAACACGCAAGATCAAGACGAAGCGAATGAAATATTGATCGCCGCCGTGACCGGCCCTGTTCTAGGGACCGGTCACCGTCGGCGCATCAGCCCAATCGCCCCTGGGCAGCCGCGCGGGATCGAGCACCACGTGGCGGATGCGCTTGCGGTCCCAGGTATAGGTGATGTGCACGCGCCCGTCGCGTGCCTGGATGACCGCGGGATAGGCATAGCCCGCGCCCAGCGGCGCGCTCTCCAGCGTCAGCACCTTGCGCCAGGCGACGCCGTCGTCCGAGATCGCGACGTTGATCGGATAGCGCAAGCCCTTGCCCGCCCGCGCATGGCTGTGTGCGGTGTGGTTGTAGACGATCAGCTGCCGCCCGTCGGCAAGCGTGACCGCATCGGTCCCCGAATTGGGATTGGGCAGGTCGATCGCCGAGAGCGGCGACCAGCTCTTGCCCTGATCCTTCGACCAGCTCGCCGCCACCACGCCCTCGCGCGTCCGCGCCACCGCCTGAAGCTGCCCATCCTTGTTGAACAGGATGCTCGGCTGGATCGCATCGATGCCTTCGGGCGAAGCGACCGGCGGAGTCGCCTGCCAGCTCTTGCCGCCGTCGCTGCTGCGCTCGAAGTGCAGCGACCAGCGGTCGCCCTCCTGCTCGGTGCTCGACGGCGACAGCCAGCTGCCGTCGGCCAGCTCGACCGGCTTGTTCTTGATCGGACCGAGAATCCCGTCGGGCAGGCGCTGCGGCTTGCTCCACGTCCGGCCATCGTCGGTCGAGGTGATCACCATCCCCCACCATTCGCGCGGGCTCGGGCCGACCTTGTAGAACAAGGTCAGCGGGCCGTTCCTGGGCTGGAACAGCACCGGGTTCCAGGTCGGCAGCCGTGGGCGGCCGGGCTGGATGCCGTTGGCCACACTCACGGCCGGTTGCCAGGCGCCGTCCTGGTATCGCGCGACATAGATCTCGACGTCCGGATTGCGCTCCCGGGTGCCGCCGAACCAGGCCGTAAGGATCGTGCCCGCGCGCGTCTCGACGATCGTCGAGGCATGGACCTGAGGATAGGGCGCGGTTTCGAAGGTGAAGCCGGCGCTCAGGACCGGCGAGGCCGGCTGGGCGGCTTGCCGCGGCGCTGCGGCGGCGAGCAGGGGGGCAGCGAGGGCGAGCGCACACGCGGCGCGGAAAGCTTGGGCCATATAGTCATACTAATGGCGAAGCGCGCGGCGTCCAGCGCGTTTCAGAACAGCGCCGGCTGCCGTTCCGGGCGAACCACGCGCCCATGCCCGCGCCGCCGCTCCAGCTCGACCTGTGCGGTGTAGCGGATATCGGCGTCGCGATCCTGGAGGAAGCCGTCGAGCGAATCGTCGTCAATCTCGCTCCATTCCTTGCCGCGATCGGGGCCATAGCGGACGCGCGGCAGCAGGCCGGGGAGCTTCGACCATTCGATCAGCTGCGCGACGCTCGCTTCGTTGAGCATGTCGCGCAGATGATGCGCGGTCACATAGGCGTCGGGGAAAGCGCGGTGCGCGGGCAGGCCGCGTTCATGCTCCAACCCCTCGGGCATACGGAAATAGCGCAGCATCTGGTTCGAGAAGCCCGGGCTTCCCGGCCACAGCCGCATCGCGCATTTCCAGGTGCAGATCCAGTCGGCGCCACGGGTGAGCGCGGGCGTGCAGAACTGCTCCTCGAAGCTCGCGCGGTGCGCGGCGAGCGCGAGGCGGCGCGGCCAGGGATCGAGGATCGGCCGCGCGACATCGTGCCACCACGGCGCGTCGGCGACGTCCTGATCGCGGATATGGTGCACCGCCATGGTCAGCGGCGGAATCGGCCGGCCGGGATTGACCATGCGGTTGCCGCCTTCGCCCTGCAGCTCCCACCGCCCGTTCGCGCCGAGCGCGACATCCTGCCAGCCGATCTCGCACACGGCATGCGCCGGCGGCTTGTCGCCGGTGGTCTCGAGATCGATGACGCGGATGATCTGGGGCATTGCAGCCATGCCCGCCTAAGTGGGAGGTAGCGGCCCGAAAAGCGAGTCGAAACGGAGATCAGGCGGAAGGGATTTCGGCGGTGACGAAGGGCGAGAGCACCGTCCAGCCGAGCGCAGTGTAGAGCGCGCGGCCTTCGTCGGTAGCGACAAGCAGCTCGGTCGCTGCGCGATCCGCTCGGGTCTCATGCAACGCCGCCATCACGACGCGGCCCAATCCCCTGCGGCGATGGTTCGGCTCGGTGATGATCCGGTCGTAGACGAAGACTCCCCCGGCCTCGGCGGCGGTACCGCTCGCGGCAAGCGCGCCGTCCGGCGCCAGGATGGCGACGCGGCTGCCCCGCGCATCGCGATCGAACTGCAGCGTATAGCCCGCAGGCAGCGCGGACGCCGGCGGCGGGGTCTCCGGCCCCTGCATACAATAGCCCAGATCCTGCAGGCGCCAGCGCGGCGGAAGCGGTGCCAGCAGATCCGCGCCATTGCCGCACAGCTTGAGAAAATAGCCGGGCGCGTCGAGCGCGTGGCCGAGCTCTGTCAGTCCCGTGCAAGGCCGGGTGAAGGCCCAGCGGCAGATTTCGACTTCACCCCCGGTATCGACCCGGAATCCGTCATGATCCGCTACTGGCGCCGGCAGCCCGCGCGCGATCGACCGCGCCGCGAGCCAGCCGAACAATAGTGCGTCGTTCAATGCGCCGCTTGCGGTCCACGCTTGAGGCCGCTCGCCTCGAGCTGCGCGTCGATCTGCGCGAGCAGGCGGTCGAGCGCCTCCTGGCTCTTCGCTTCGGCGCGCGCGACCAGCACGTCCTGCGTGTTCGACGCGCGCAACAGCCACCAGCCGTCGGGCGTGTTGACGCGCGCGCCATCGGTGTCGTTGACGTCGGCGCCAGCCGCCTTCAATCGCGCCAGCACCTCGTCGATCACCGCGAACTTGCGGCTCTCATCGATCTGGAAGCGCATCTCCGGCGTGTTGACGAAGGCGGGCATGCTCCCGCGAATCTCGGTGAGCGACTTGCCGATCAGGTGCACCGCGTTGATCAGCTGCACCGCGGCATATTGCGCGTCGTCAAACCCGTAATAGTCCTGCGCGAAGAAGATGTGGCCGCTCATCTCGCCGGCGAGCGGCGCGTGCGTCTCCTTCATCTTGGTCTTCACGAGGCTGTGGCCGGTCTTCCACATTAGCGGCTGCCCACCGAGCTCCGCGACGCGGTCGAACAGCATCTGCGACGCCTTGACGTCGGCAATGATCGTCGCGCCGGGCTCCTTCCTGAGCACAGGTTCAGCCAGAATGGACAGAAGCTGATCGCCCCAGATCACGCGGCCTTCGCCGTCGATCGCGCCGATCCGGTCGCCGTCGCCGTCGAAGGCCAGTCCGAAATCGAGGTTCTTCTCGGCGACGAGCCGCCGCAGGTCCGCCAGATTCTTCTCTTCGGTGGGATCGGGGTGATGGTTCGGAAAATTACCGTCCACATCGGTGAACAGCGTGTGATGCTCACCCGGCAGGAGCTCGACCAGCTTCTCGATCACCGGGCCGGCGGCGCCATTGCCGGCATCCCAGCCGATCCGGAAGCTGCCACCCGCATAGCCCGCGAACAGGCGGCCGACATAATCGTCCAGGACATCGGCGTCGGAGACGCTTCCCGCGCCGTCCTCCCAGTCGCCCGCCGCGGCAAGCTGGCCGATCTCCTGAATGTCCTGGCCGAAAAACGGACGGTGCTGAAACACCATCTTGAAGCCGTTGTAATCGCCGGGATTGTGGCTGCCGGTTATCTGTATGCCGCCATCCACTTCTAGGATCGCCTCGGCATAATAGAGCATCGGCGTGGGACCCATGCCGGTGCGCACCACGTCGCAACCCGATGCGGTCAGCCCCTCGACCAGCGCGGCTTCCAGCTCCGGCGAGGAGATGCGCCCGTCACGGCCGACCGCGACGCGATGCCCGCCCGCGCGGCGCAGCAACGTCGCGAAACTGCGGCCGATCGCGCGCGCGTCGGCCGGCCCCAGCGTCTTTCCGACGATGCCGCGGATGTCATACTCGCGGAGCGAGGTCGGGTCGAAACGGTGCGTCATGATGCCTCCCGGAGGTTTCGGTAACCGCCCAATCCGCGAGCGGGACGGAAGTTTCAACCGTCCGATCTGCGAAGCAGCGTATCGCGTGCAGCATTCACCTGACGCGTCAGTTCGGGCGAGCCGCCGCGGTCGGGATGAACGCTGGCGATCAAGCGGCGGTGTGCGGCGCGGATCTCCTCGGGTCCGGCCTCCGCGCTGACGCCGAGCACCGCGCGCGCGTCCGCCTCGGGGCCGGCCGGCGCGGGCGGGATCGGGGCCGGCGTAGGCGTGCCGGGCATCGGCCGCCCCCAGCCGTGCCACATCCGCCAGCCGATCCAGCCGATCGCCAGCGCGACGAGGAGCTTCCAGATCATGGCCGCGTCACGCGAACATCGGCATGGTGCTGGCGGTTTCGGGCGTTTCGGGCAGCGCCAGCCCCGCCATCATCTCGCGCAGCTCCTGCCGCGCCGCGACATGCGCCAGCCCCATCTCACCGAACTCGCGCGCGTCGAGCATGGTCAGCCCCTTGGGGAACAGCTCGCGGTAGATCACGCGCTCGCTGAGTCCGGGGATGACGCGGAAGCCGACTCGCTTGGCGAGCTGATCGATCGCCTCGGACACGCGCTTCATGTTGCGCGCCTCGATATGCTGCATGCGGTTGCGCAGGACGACCCAGTCGATCGTCGCGCCATCGGCCTTGGCGCGGCGCTTGCGCGAATCCCAGATCAGCTCGGAATAGAAGCTCGGCTGAGTCACGCGGAACGTGTCCGGGTCGACATGGCCGATCAGGTCGAAATCGACGAAACTGTCGTTCATCGGCGTGACCAGCGTATCGGCGTTGGTGATCGCGATCCGCCCGAACTTGTCGTCGCGGCCCGGCGTGTCGACGATCAGGAAGTCCGATCCTTCGCTCAGCCGTTCGAGCGATTCGGAGAACAGCTCGTTGCTCTCGCCGTCATGCGTCTCGTAGCGCGGCATCGGCAGTTCGCGCCCAGTGCGCTTGATCGTGGCGAGGCGATTGTCGAGATAGCGGCCGAGCGTGCGCTGGCGATGGTCGAGATCAAGGCATGCGACGCGCGCGCCCCGCGCCGCCAGCGCGATCGCGGTGTGGACTGCCGTGGTGGACTTGCCGGTGCCGCCCTTCTCGTTGGCGAAGACGATGACATGCAACGGGTTCG
This is a stretch of genomic DNA from Sphingomonas sp. BT-65. It encodes these proteins:
- a CDS encoding Ku protein — translated: MAARAYWQGQIRLALVSIPVEIYSATKSGAQIAFHQVHEPSGKRIKYEKVVPGIGPVDTDEIMKGFEYEKGEYVLLDQEEIEAVKLESKKTLELTQFVDADEIDVLYYEKPYFVVPADDLAEEAFVVLREALKRTRKVGLGQLAMRGREYVVSLKPCGRGMVLETLRYADEVNKAQGYFRDIPDIEPDAELLGLAESLIEKKAAKFDPKEFHNRYVEALEKLIERKRKQKSNRLIIEDKDEGGDKRGSNVVDLMAALKKSLEKPGAAKKPAARKAPARKRA
- a CDS encoding sodium:solute symporter; translation: MTPQFAPLDWLVVGLYVLVLLAGGWLFSRFKADDARDYFLAGRTVPAWLAAVSVLSATQSAATFLGAPDQGYRGDYSYLGAVVAPVLAAFFVAYVLIPRFYAMRATTVYELLEARFDARAKQWAGGMFLVGRVLAGGARVYLAAIAIAMVAFGSIDAQAIILSAAAVMLVSFLFTFHGGLKSVIWNDLIQFVIYAGSAVAVLVFLRLSIPASNAELIAALSSTPEGVNKLRLFDFSTDLSKPFTVLAIFTGLFLLNIANAGLDQDTTQRLLASPDAKTGARGLILSQLASIPLIAMFVTIGLLLYVFYNRPDLIGAQNQAATSFAGEKITVFVHYILTQVPPGLRGLVTIGVTAAAVATTNSALNAMSSVMISDFYRPWRERTGEASAKHYVHAGRWGMGIVAAAMFGMAVLSFYWQRHTDMPLLEFALQVMVFAYAGLLGVYFVAVFTTRGSSASVIAGLAAGFVTVLLLQPFVLGPAGLAFPYQLCIGTTVAAFIAAIPRGKGVAVANVIA
- a CDS encoding TraB/GumN family protein; this encodes MLTKLLRHAAPLALLLSAPNALAQDAAQAPAAKDADPALWVVKDKDTTIYLFGTVHILKPGLSWFDEAVKKAFDASGELVTEIGGTPDPAAVQQTILKLGFNPTGPTLTERLPEEKRAEFVKAVADLGLPPASFDRVDPWVASIQIIGLSAIRLGYNPQSGVEAALNNAAKAANKPVSGLETVDEQFGFFDSLSDGDQIKLLVETIDKLAETGPTLDAMIAEWGAGDAERLAARMNEGFKASPDLAKKLLADRNARWAEWIDERLDKPGVVFVAVGAGHLAGPESVQAYLKTRKIKTKRMKY
- a CDS encoding exo-alpha-sialidase, which codes for MAQAFRAACALALAAPLLAAAAPRQAAQPASPVLSAGFTFETAPYPQVHASTIVETRAGTILTAWFGGTRERNPDVEIYVARYQDGAWQPAVSVANGIQPGRPRLPTWNPVLFQPRNGPLTLFYKVGPSPREWWGMVITSTDDGRTWSKPQRLPDGILGPIKNKPVELADGSWLSPSSTEQEGDRWSLHFERSSDGGKSWQATPPVASPEGIDAIQPSILFNKDGQLQAVARTREGVVAASWSKDQGKSWSPLSAIDLPNPNSGTDAVTLADGRQLIVYNHTAHSHARAGKGLRYPINVAISDDGVAWRKVLTLESAPLGAGYAYPAVIQARDGRVHITYTWDRKRIRHVVLDPARLPRGDWADAPTVTGP
- a CDS encoding exonuclease domain-containing protein, yielding MAAMPQIIRVIDLETTGDKPPAHAVCEIGWQDVALGANGRWELQGEGGNRMVNPGRPIPPLTMAVHHIRDQDVADAPWWHDVARPILDPWPRRLALAAHRASFEEQFCTPALTRGADWICTWKCAMRLWPGSPGFSNQMLRYFRMPEGLEHERGLPAHRAFPDAYVTAHHLRDMLNEASVAQLIEWSKLPGLLPRVRYGPDRGKEWSEIDDDSLDGFLQDRDADIRYTAQVELERRRGHGRVVRPERQPALF
- a CDS encoding GNAT family N-acetyltransferase gives rise to the protein MNDALLFGWLAARSIARGLPAPVADHDGFRVDTGGEVEICRWAFTRPCTGLTELGHALDAPGYFLKLCGNGADLLAPLPPRWRLQDLGYCMQGPETPPPASALPAGYTLQFDRDARGSRVAILAPDGALAASGTAAEAGGVFVYDRIITEPNHRRRGLGRVVMAALHETRADRAATELLVATDEGRALYTALGWTVLSPFVTAEIPSA
- the pgmG gene encoding phosphoglucomutase/phosphomannomutase PgmG, with protein sequence MTHRFDPTSLREYDIRGIVGKTLGPADARAIGRSFATLLRRAGGHRVAVGRDGRISSPELEAALVEGLTASGCDVVRTGMGPTPMLYYAEAILEVDGGIQITGSHNPGDYNGFKMVFQHRPFFGQDIQEIGQLAAAGDWEDGAGSVSDADVLDDYVGRLFAGYAGGSFRIGWDAGNGAAGPVIEKLVELLPGEHHTLFTDVDGNFPNHHPDPTEEKNLADLRRLVAEKNLDFGLAFDGDGDRIGAIDGEGRVIWGDQLLSILAEPVLRKEPGATIIADVKASQMLFDRVAELGGQPLMWKTGHSLVKTKMKETHAPLAGEMSGHIFFAQDYYGFDDAQYAAVQLINAVHLIGKSLTEIRGSMPAFVNTPEMRFQIDESRKFAVIDEVLARLKAAGADVNDTDGARVNTPDGWWLLRASNTQDVLVARAEAKSQEALDRLLAQIDAQLEASGLKRGPQAAH
- a CDS encoding J domain-containing protein; this translates as MIWKLLVALAIGWIGWRMWHGWGRPMPGTPTPAPIPPAPAGPEADARAVLGVSAEAGPEEIRAAHRRLIASVHPDRGGSPELTRQVNAARDTLLRRSDG
- a CDS encoding division plane positioning ATPase MipZ; its protein translation is MGEASNPLHVIVFANEKGGTGKSTTAVHTAIALAARGARVACLDLDHRQRTLGRYLDNRLATIKRTGRELPMPRYETHDGESNELFSESLERLSEGSDFLIVDTPGRDDKFGRIAITNADTLVTPMNDSFVDFDLIGHVDPDTFRVTQPSFYSELIWDSRKRRAKADGATIDWVVLRNRMQHIEARNMKRVSEAIDQLAKRVGFRVIPGLSERVIYRELFPKGLTMLDAREFGEMGLAHVAARQELREMMAGLALPETPETASTMPMFA